In a single window of the Pseudomonas sp. B21-015 genome:
- a CDS encoding DUF4197 domain-containing protein, translating to MLRPTLRFAGLCAGLMICANALALSLSDLSQQDATGGLKDALTQGAQLAVKQLGTPGGFSNNPDVKIELPGKLGKVAKKMKQFGMGDQVDQLETSMNKAAEAAVTQAQPILVDAVKKMTVEDAKGILSGGKDSATQYLSKTSREQIRTKFLPIVKQATDQVGLAQQYNAFAGQAATLGVLDAKSANIESYVTEQALNGLFEMIGKQEESIRQNPAAAATSLAKKVFGTL from the coding sequence ATGCTCCGCCCTACCCTTCGCTTCGCCGGCCTGTGCGCAGGCTTGATGATTTGCGCTAATGCCCTGGCACTGTCACTCAGTGACCTGTCGCAACAAGACGCCACCGGCGGTCTCAAGGACGCCCTGACCCAAGGTGCGCAACTGGCCGTCAAACAACTTGGCACGCCCGGCGGCTTCAGTAATAACCCGGACGTGAAAATCGAACTGCCGGGCAAACTGGGCAAAGTCGCGAAGAAAATGAAACAGTTCGGCATGGGTGACCAGGTCGATCAACTGGAAACCAGCATGAACAAAGCGGCTGAAGCGGCGGTGACGCAGGCCCAGCCGATTCTGGTGGATGCTGTGAAGAAGATGACCGTGGAAGATGCCAAGGGGATTCTCAGCGGCGGCAAGGATTCAGCCACCCAGTACCTGAGTAAAACCAGCCGCGAACAGATCCGCACCAAATTCCTGCCGATCGTCAAGCAAGCCACCGACCAGGTCGGCCTGGCCCAGCAGTACAACGCGTTCGCCGGACAAGCCGCGACACTGGGTGTGCTGGATGCGAAAAGTGCCAACATCGAAAGCTACGTGACCGAGCAGGCGTTGAACGGTTTGTTCGAGATGATTGGCAAGCAGGAAGAAAGCATTCGCCAGAACCCTGCGGCGGCGGCGACCAGTTTGGCGAAGAAAGTTTTCGGCACACTCTGA
- a CDS encoding lysoplasmalogenase, producing the protein MGWLILALMGAVTFLYGLSVHAALLCLLVKPLPVLALLGWLHDAPPSDYRRWISLGLIFSLVGDVLLAWPQDLFVFGLGAFLLAHLAYLKAYLSDCQRLALLPLVLALGVGALLLGILIAHGLGPLLVPVIVYGLAISAMLWRALARLGTDVPKRSALLAAAGAVAFVFSDSVIGINRFVMPFHAAPYVIILSYWLGQWGIAASAFAQKPR; encoded by the coding sequence GTGGGCTGGCTGATCCTGGCGCTGATGGGCGCGGTGACCTTTCTGTATGGCCTGAGCGTGCATGCCGCGTTGCTCTGCCTGCTGGTCAAACCGCTACCGGTGCTGGCCCTGCTCGGCTGGTTGCACGACGCACCGCCCAGCGACTATCGGCGCTGGATCAGCCTGGGTTTGATTTTCTCCTTGGTCGGCGATGTGTTGCTGGCATGGCCGCAAGACTTGTTCGTGTTTGGACTTGGAGCATTTTTGCTCGCGCATTTGGCGTATCTGAAGGCTTATTTGAGCGATTGCCAGCGTCTGGCGCTGTTGCCACTGGTACTGGCTCTCGGGGTTGGCGCACTCCTGCTGGGGATTTTGATTGCCCATGGGCTGGGTCCATTGCTGGTCCCGGTGATCGTCTACGGTCTGGCCATCAGCGCCATGCTCTGGCGCGCCCTGGCCCGACTCGGCACCGATGTGCCCAAACGCTCGGCGCTGCTGGCGGCGGCGGGAGCGGTGGCATTCGTGTTTTCTGACAGCGTGATTGGCATTAACCGGTTTGTGATGCCATTTCATGCCGCGCCGTACGTGATCATCCTCAGCTACTGGCTGGGGCAATGGGGGATTGCGGCTTCGGCGTTCGCCCAGAAACCGCGCTGA
- the dapE gene encoding succinyl-diaminopimelate desuccinylase, which yields MTAHADLSPTLQLAIDLIRRPSVTPVDADCQKQMMQRLGDAGFTLEPMRIEDVDNFWATHGKHDGPVLCFAGHTDVVPTGPVQAWQIDPFDAVIDEHGMLCGRGAADMKGSLAAMTVAAERFVVDYPDHKGKVAFLITSDEEGPAHHGTKAVIERLAARKERLDWCIVGEPSSTTLVGDVVKNGRRGSLGAKLTVHGVQGHVAYPHLAKNPIHLAAPALAELAAEHWDHGNDFFPPTSFQISNVNSGTGATNVIPGDLVAVFNFRFSTESTVEGLQKRVADILDKHGLDWHIDWALSGLPFLTEPGALLDAVSASIKDITGRDTKASTSGGTSDGRFIATMGTQVVELGPVNATIHQVNERVLAADLDVLTEIYYQTLIKLLA from the coding sequence ATGACGGCCCACGCCGACCTTTCGCCGACCCTTCAACTCGCCATCGATCTGATCCGCCGTCCGTCCGTGACGCCGGTCGACGCCGATTGCCAGAAGCAGATGATGCAGCGCCTGGGCGATGCCGGTTTTACGCTTGAACCGATGCGCATCGAAGATGTGGATAACTTCTGGGCGACCCACGGCAAACACGACGGCCCGGTGCTGTGCTTCGCCGGCCATACCGATGTGGTCCCGACCGGCCCGGTGCAAGCCTGGCAGATCGACCCGTTCGACGCGGTGATCGACGAGCACGGCATGCTGTGCGGCCGTGGCGCGGCGGACATGAAAGGCAGCCTCGCCGCCATGACCGTGGCAGCCGAGCGTTTCGTCGTCGACTATCCGGATCACAAGGGCAAGGTGGCATTCCTGATCACCAGCGACGAAGAAGGCCCGGCCCACCACGGCACCAAGGCTGTGATCGAACGCCTCGCCGCGCGCAAGGAACGCCTGGACTGGTGCATCGTCGGTGAACCGTCGAGCACCACACTGGTGGGCGATGTGGTCAAGAACGGCCGTCGCGGTTCCCTCGGCGCCAAATTGACCGTGCACGGCGTGCAGGGCCACGTGGCCTATCCGCACCTGGCGAAGAACCCGATCCACCTCGCCGCGCCGGCCCTGGCCGAACTCGCCGCCGAGCACTGGGACCACGGCAACGATTTCTTCCCGCCGACCAGTTTCCAGATTTCCAACGTCAATTCCGGCACCGGCGCGACCAACGTGATTCCGGGTGACCTGGTGGCGGTGTTCAACTTCCGCTTCTCCACCGAGTCCACAGTCGAAGGCCTGCAAAAACGCGTCGCCGATATCCTCGACAAGCACGGTCTGGACTGGCACATCGACTGGGCGCTGTCCGGCCTGCCGTTCCTCACAGAGCCGGGCGCGCTGCTCGATGCAGTGTCGGCGAGCATCAAGGACATCACCGGTCGTGACACCAAGGCGTCCACCAGCGGCGGCACGTCCGACGGACGTTTCATCGCGACCATGGGTACCCAAGTGGTCGAACTCGGGCCGGTCAATGCGACGATCCACCAGGTCAACGAGCGCGTACTGGCGGCCGACCTCGACGTGCTAACCGAAATCTACTACCAGACTTTGATCAAGTTGCTCGCCTGA
- a CDS encoding protease inhibitor I42 family protein, whose protein sequence is MSPTRLLVPLAFALLSACATQPKQNVTVEKQSECPAKLHNGQNLILTLPSNPTTGYRWAIQDSAGGVLRALSPEVYSNPEDAGIVGSAGLSTWRFQAFATGTGRLRLTYSQPWAPEVPAVKTFDCAIAVN, encoded by the coding sequence ATGTCCCCCACTCGCCTGCTTGTCCCCCTCGCCTTTGCTCTGCTGAGCGCTTGCGCCACGCAGCCAAAACAGAACGTGACGGTGGAAAAACAAAGCGAATGCCCGGCGAAACTGCACAACGGGCAAAACCTGATCCTGACCCTGCCAAGCAACCCGACCACGGGTTACCGCTGGGCGATCCAGGATTCGGCCGGCGGCGTGTTGCGCGCGCTCAGCCCCGAGGTTTACAGCAACCCGGAAGACGCCGGGATCGTCGGCAGTGCCGGCCTCTCGACCTGGCGCTTCCAGGCCTTCGCCACCGGCACTGGCCGCTTGCGGCTGACTTACTCACAACCGTGGGCACCGGAAGTACCGGCCGTGAAAACCTTCGACTGCGCCATCGCGGTTAACTGA
- a CDS encoding multicopper oxidase family protein, with product MSFTRRQILGGLAGLVVVGVGAGGASRYWLGKMADADAGHDYELIAAPLDVELVAGHKTQAWAFGPSAPGTELRVRQGEWLRVRFINHLPVATTIHWHGIRLPLEMDGVPYVSQLPVLPGEYFDYKFRVPDAGSYWYHPHVNSSEELGRGLVGPLIIEEREPTGFKYEKTLSLKSWHVDEEGAFVPFSIPREAARGGTAGRLSTINGVSQAVIDLPAGQITRVRVLNLDNTLTYRLNIPGVEAQIYALDGNPIEPRPLGKEYWLGPGMRICLAIKAPPAGEELSLRNGPVRLGTFRSVANTDAPTEWPPALPANPVAEPDLANAEKLNFNFEWVGSVSVNVDNGKPPSLWQINGKAWDITDKTCADRPIAKLVKGKSYIFELKNMTQYQHPIHLHGMSFKVIASNRHKVIPYFTDTYLLGKNERAQVALVADNPGVWMFHCHVIDHMETGLMAAIEVA from the coding sequence ATGTCCTTTACCCGTCGCCAAATCCTCGGTGGCCTGGCCGGTCTTGTTGTCGTTGGTGTCGGAGCCGGTGGCGCGTCGCGTTACTGGCTGGGCAAAATGGCTGACGCTGACGCCGGCCACGACTATGAGCTGATCGCCGCACCGTTGGACGTCGAGCTGGTGGCCGGGCACAAGACCCAGGCCTGGGCGTTCGGTCCATCGGCGCCGGGCACTGAATTGCGCGTGCGTCAGGGCGAATGGCTGCGGGTGCGCTTCATCAACCACCTGCCGGTAGCGACCACCATTCACTGGCACGGCATCCGCCTGCCGCTGGAGATGGACGGCGTGCCGTACGTGTCGCAATTGCCGGTGCTGCCGGGCGAATACTTCGACTACAAATTCCGCGTGCCCGACGCCGGCAGTTACTGGTATCACCCGCACGTGAACAGCAGCGAAGAACTCGGTCGCGGGCTGGTCGGCCCGTTGATCATCGAAGAGCGCGAGCCCACCGGGTTCAAGTACGAAAAGACCTTGAGCCTCAAGAGCTGGCATGTCGATGAAGAAGGCGCTTTCGTGCCGTTCAGCATTCCTCGCGAAGCGGCCCGTGGCGGTACGGCCGGGCGCCTGTCGACCATCAATGGCGTCTCGCAAGCGGTGATCGACTTGCCCGCCGGGCAGATCACCCGCGTACGCGTGCTCAACCTCGACAACACCCTGACTTATCGCCTCAACATCCCCGGCGTCGAAGCGCAGATCTACGCGCTGGACGGCAATCCCATCGAACCGCGCCCACTGGGCAAGGAATACTGGCTCGGCCCCGGCATGCGCATTTGCCTTGCGATCAAGGCCCCGCCAGCCGGCGAAGAACTGTCCCTGCGCAATGGCCCGGTACGCCTGGGCACCTTCCGCTCGGTGGCCAACACCGACGCGCCGACCGAGTGGCCGCCGGCATTGCCCGCCAACCCGGTGGCCGAGCCGGACCTGGCCAATGCCGAGAAACTCAACTTCAATTTTGAATGGGTGGGCTCGGTGTCGGTCAACGTCGACAACGGCAAGCCACCCAGCCTGTGGCAAATCAACGGCAAGGCCTGGGACATCACCGACAAGACCTGCGCCGATCGACCGATTGCCAAGCTCGTAAAGGGCAAAAGCTATATTTTCGAATTGAAGAACATGACTCAGTATCAGCACCCGATCCACCTGCATGGCATGAGCTTCAAGGTCATTGCCTCGAACCGGCACAAGGTCATCCCGTACTTCACCGACACGTACCTGTTGGGCAAGAACGAGCGCGCGCAAGTGGCGCTGGTGGCGGATAACCCGGGCGTCTGGATGTTCCATTGCCATGTGATCGATCACATGGAAACCGGCCTGATGGCCGCCATCGAGGTGGCGTGA
- the cmoB gene encoding tRNA 5-methoxyuridine(34)/uridine 5-oxyacetic acid(34) synthase CmoB — MIDLSPLARRLAGTPLAEWANTLQAQLDKKMEKGHGDLERWQSALDALPKIRPSEVDLLNGLKLDTDCDFETRAQMRTALMGLSPWRKGPFDLFGVHVDTEWRSDWKWSRVAPHLDLKGKRILDVGCGNGYYMWRMLGAGADSVIGVDPNWLFFCQFQAVQRYLSEPNAWHLPFPFEDLPPNLEGFDTVFSMGVFYHRRSPIEHLLALKDCLVKGGELVLETLVIEGDQQQVLVPEDRYAQMRNVWFLPSVPALELWLRRAGFSDVRCVDVSVTTVEEQRGTEWMKYQSLSDFLDPDDHSKTIEGLPAPMRAVIVARK; from the coding sequence ATGATTGATCTGTCCCCCCTCGCCCGCCGTTTGGCCGGTACTCCGCTGGCCGAATGGGCCAATACCCTGCAAGCGCAACTCGACAAGAAAATGGAAAAAGGTCACGGCGACCTGGAACGCTGGCAAAGCGCGCTGGACGCGCTGCCGAAGATCCGGCCAAGCGAAGTCGACTTGTTGAACGGTTTGAAGCTGGACACCGATTGCGACTTTGAGACCCGCGCGCAAATGCGCACCGCGCTGATGGGGCTGTCGCCCTGGCGTAAAGGGCCGTTCGACCTGTTCGGCGTGCATGTCGACACCGAATGGCGTTCGGACTGGAAGTGGTCGCGGGTAGCTCCGCACCTGGACCTGAAAGGCAAACGCATCCTCGATGTCGGCTGTGGCAACGGTTACTACATGTGGCGCATGCTCGGCGCCGGGGCCGACAGCGTGATCGGCGTCGACCCGAACTGGCTGTTTTTCTGTCAGTTCCAGGCGGTGCAGCGTTACTTGTCCGAGCCCAATGCCTGGCATCTGCCCTTCCCTTTCGAAGACCTGCCGCCGAATCTGGAAGGCTTCGACACAGTGTTTTCCATGGGCGTGTTTTACCACCGCCGCTCGCCGATCGAGCATTTGCTGGCGCTGAAGGATTGCCTGGTCAAGGGCGGTGAACTGGTGTTGGAGACGCTGGTGATCGAAGGCGATCAGCAGCAGGTGTTGGTGCCGGAAGACCGTTACGCGCAAATGCGTAACGTCTGGTTCCTGCCGTCGGTGCCGGCGCTGGAACTGTGGCTGCGCCGCGCCGGTTTCAGCGATGTGCGATGCGTGGATGTCAGCGTGACCACGGTCGAGGAACAACGCGGGACGGAGTGGATGAAGTATCAGTCGTTGAGCGATTTCCTGGATCCGGATGATCACAGCAAGACGATCGAAGGGTTGCCAGCACCGATGCGTGCGGTGATTGTCGCCCGCAAGTAA
- the tadA gene encoding tRNA adenosine(34) deaminase TadA, which translates to MRQIRPAAIIDRSRDRDFMREALALAAQGAALGEVPVGAVLVQDGEIIGRGFNCPISGNDPSAHAEMVAIRAAAQAASNYRLPGSTLYVTLEPCSMCAGLIVHSRIARVVYGALEPKAGIVQSQGQFFTQGFLNHRVLYEGGVLAEECGAVLSEFFKARRARPAD; encoded by the coding sequence ATGCGTCAGATTCGCCCCGCAGCGATCATCGACCGCAGCCGTGATCGTGATTTCATGCGCGAAGCCCTGGCCCTGGCCGCTCAAGGCGCGGCCCTGGGTGAAGTGCCGGTGGGCGCGGTGCTGGTGCAGGACGGTGAAATCATCGGGCGCGGTTTCAATTGCCCGATCAGCGGCAACGACCCGAGTGCCCACGCCGAGATGGTCGCGATCCGCGCCGCGGCCCAGGCCGCCAGCAACTATCGCCTGCCGGGCAGTACGCTTTACGTGACGCTTGAGCCGTGCAGCATGTGCGCCGGGCTGATCGTGCATTCGCGGATCGCGCGGGTGGTGTATGGCGCGCTGGAACCCAAGGCCGGGATTGTGCAGAGCCAGGGGCAGTTCTTTACCCAGGGCTTTCTGAATCACCGGGTGTTGTATGAGGGGGGGGTGTTGGCGGAGGAATGCGGCGCGGTGTTGAGCGAGTTTTTCAAGGCGCGTAGAGCCAGGCCAGCAGACTAA
- the cmoA gene encoding carboxy-S-adenosyl-L-methionine synthase CmoA has translation MPAFSTYAAGTAVSKESDRLFAQPLAQVPDFAFNEDVVRVFPDMIKRSVPGYPTIVENLGVLAAQFAQPNSVLYDLGSSLGAVTQALRRHVRTDGCRVIAVDNSAAMVERCREYLNGQDSMFQELLPVEVIEGDILALQFQPASVVALNFTLQFIAPDQRTALLSRIRQSLLPGGALILSEKLRFNDPEEHALLTDLHVAFKRANGYSELEIAQKRSAIENVMKPDSLEEHRERLLAAGFSKVVPWFQCLNFASLIALP, from the coding sequence ATGCCGGCCTTTTCCACCTATGCCGCTGGAACCGCCGTGAGCAAAGAATCCGATCGCCTTTTCGCCCAGCCCTTGGCCCAGGTACCTGACTTCGCCTTTAACGAGGACGTGGTGCGGGTGTTCCCGGACATGATCAAGCGCTCGGTGCCGGGTTATCCGACCATCGTTGAAAACCTCGGCGTGCTCGCCGCGCAGTTCGCTCAGCCCAACAGCGTGCTCTACGATTTGGGCTCGTCTTTGGGCGCCGTGACTCAGGCCTTGCGCCGTCACGTACGCACCGACGGTTGCCGGGTGATCGCTGTGGATAACTCCGCGGCCATGGTCGAACGTTGCCGCGAATACCTCAATGGCCAGGACTCGATGTTCCAGGAGTTGCTGCCGGTGGAAGTGATCGAGGGCGACATTCTTGCCCTGCAATTCCAGCCAGCTTCGGTGGTGGCGTTGAACTTCACCCTGCAATTCATCGCCCCGGACCAACGCACCGCACTGCTCTCGCGCATCCGCCAATCGCTATTGCCCGGTGGCGCGCTGATCCTCTCGGAGAAGCTGCGCTTCAACGACCCCGAAGAACACGCGCTGCTCACCGACCTGCACGTGGCCTTCAAGCGCGCCAACGGCTACAGCGAACTGGAAATCGCCCAGAAGCGCAGCGCCATCGAAAATGTCATGAAGCCCGACAGCCTCGAAGAACACCGCGAACGCCTGCTGGCCGCCGGGTTCTCGAAAGTCGTGCCGTGGTTCCAGTGTCTTAACTTTGCCTCGTTGATTGCCTTGCCATGA
- the plsB gene encoding glycerol-3-phosphate 1-O-acyltransferase PlsB, whose translation MTRSPFRRLVFGTLRRLLYLWVRSETINQSSFTLNLDRSRPVFYVLQNPSLTDLAVVDAECSKAGLPRPVLPVSVGALAEPAAFFYLTPEPDWLGRQDKRGAPPTLTRLVSALSQNAAEDAQIIPVSVFWGQSPDSESSPWKLLFADSWAVTGRLRRLLSIIVLGRKTRVQFSAPIHLRELIEHNKGHERTVRMAQRILRVHFRNLKAAVIGPDISHRRNLVKGLLNQPLVKQAILDEAERENISPEKAKAQALRYGNEIASDYTYTAIRFLEVVLSWFWNKIYDGIKVNHIEGVQKVAQGHEVIYVPCHRSHIDYLLLSYLLFRNGLTPPHVAAGINLNMPVIGSLLRRGGAFFMRRTFKGNPLYTSVFNEYLHTLFTKGFPVEYFVEGGRSRTGRMLQPKTGMLAITLRSFLRSSRMPIVFVPVYIGYERVLEGRTYLGELRGASKKKESIFDIFKVIGALKQRFGQVAVNFGEPIKLAEFLDSEQPDWRQQELGPQFKPAWLNETTNRLGEKVAQHLNEAAAINPVNLVALALLSTSRLALDDRAMARVLDLYLALLRKVPYSPHTTLPDGDGRALIEHVKDMDLLSEQSDALGKILYLDEQNAVLMTYYRNNVLHIFALPALLASFFQNASRMSREQILRYTRALYPYLQSELFIRWTLDELDSVIDQWLEAFVEQGLLRFEKDVYLRPAPSSRHFVLLTLLSKSIAQTLQRFYMTVSLLLNSGQNSLSAEELEDLCTVMAQRLSILHGLNAPEFFDKSLFRHFIQTMLDLDVLRRDEAGKLSYHELLGELAEGAAKRVLSAEIRLSIRQVALHRSEDAADQVAAAVQTD comes from the coding sequence ATGACCCGTTCCCCGTTTCGCCGTCTTGTGTTTGGCACCCTGCGCCGACTGTTGTACCTCTGGGTTCGCTCAGAGACGATCAACCAGTCGTCGTTCACCCTCAACCTCGACCGCAGCCGGCCGGTGTTCTACGTCCTGCAAAACCCTTCACTGACCGACCTCGCCGTGGTCGATGCCGAATGCAGCAAGGCCGGCCTGCCCCGCCCGGTATTGCCGGTATCGGTGGGTGCGCTGGCAGAACCCGCCGCGTTCTTTTACCTGACGCCAGAGCCCGACTGGCTCGGCCGTCAGGACAAACGCGGCGCGCCGCCAACCCTGACCCGCCTGGTCAGCGCCCTGAGCCAGAACGCCGCCGAAGATGCGCAGATCATTCCGGTCAGCGTGTTCTGGGGCCAGTCGCCGGACAGCGAGTCGAGCCCGTGGAAACTGCTGTTCGCCGACAGCTGGGCCGTCACCGGGCGTCTGCGCCGGTTGCTAAGCATCATCGTGCTGGGCCGCAAGACCCGCGTGCAGTTCTCGGCGCCGATTCACCTGCGTGAACTGATCGAACACAACAAAGGCCACGAGCGCACCGTGCGCATGGCCCAGCGCATCCTGCGGGTGCACTTTCGCAACCTGAAAGCCGCGGTGATCGGCCCGGACATTTCCCACCGCCGCAATCTGGTCAAAGGCCTGCTCAATCAGCCCTTGGTCAAGCAAGCGATCCTCGATGAAGCCGAGCGCGAGAACATCTCCCCGGAGAAAGCCAAGGCCCAGGCCCTGCGCTACGGCAACGAGATCGCCTCGGACTACACCTACACCGCGATCCGTTTTCTGGAAGTGGTGCTGAGCTGGTTCTGGAACAAGATCTACGACGGGATCAAGGTCAACCACATCGAAGGTGTGCAGAAAGTCGCCCAAGGTCACGAAGTGATCTACGTGCCGTGCCATCGCAGCCATATCGACTACCTGCTGCTCTCCTATCTGCTGTTCCGCAACGGCCTGACCCCGCCCCACGTTGCCGCCGGGATCAACCTCAACATGCCGGTGATCGGCAGCCTGCTGCGCCGTGGCGGGGCGTTCTTCATGCGCCGCACCTTCAAGGGCAACCCGCTCTACACCTCGGTGTTCAACGAATACCTGCATACCCTGTTCACCAAGGGCTTCCCGGTCGAGTACTTCGTCGAGGGCGGCCGTTCGCGCACCGGGCGCATGCTGCAACCGAAAACCGGGATGCTCGCGATCACTCTGCGCAGCTTCCTGCGTTCATCGCGCATGCCGATCGTCTTCGTGCCGGTGTACATCGGCTATGAGCGTGTGCTGGAAGGCCGCACCTACCTCGGCGAATTGCGTGGCGCGAGCAAAAAGAAAGAATCGATCTTCGACATCTTCAAAGTCATCGGCGCACTCAAACAGCGCTTCGGTCAGGTCGCGGTCAACTTCGGTGAGCCGATCAAACTGGCGGAGTTCCTCGACAGCGAACAACCCGACTGGCGCCAACAGGAACTCGGCCCGCAATTCAAACCGGCCTGGCTCAACGAAACCACCAACCGCCTCGGCGAAAAAGTCGCACAGCATCTGAACGAAGCGGCGGCGATCAACCCGGTGAACCTGGTGGCCCTGGCGCTGCTATCCACCAGCCGCCTGGCGCTGGACGATCGCGCCATGGCGCGGGTGCTCGACTTGTATCTGGCGCTGTTGCGCAAGGTTCCTTATTCGCCGCACACCACCCTGCCGGACGGTGACGGTCGGGCACTGATCGAGCATGTGAAGGACATGGACCTGCTGTCCGAGCAGAGCGATGCGCTGGGCAAGATTCTGTACCTGGACGAACAAAACGCCGTCCTGATGACCTACTACCGCAACAACGTGCTGCACATCTTCGCGTTGCCGGCGTTGCTGGCGAGTTTCTTCCAGAACGCGTCGCGCATGAGCCGCGAGCAGATCCTGCGTTACACCCGTGCGCTGTATCCGTACTTGCAATCGGAACTGTTCATTCGCTGGACGCTGGACGAACTCGATAGCGTGATCGATCAATGGCTCGAAGCCTTCGTCGAGCAGGGCCTGCTGCGCTTCGAGAAGGACGTGTACCTGCGTCCGGCACCGAGCTCGCGGCATTTCGTGCTGCTGACGCTGCTGTCGAAAAGCATCGCCCAGACTTTGCAGCGCTTCTACATGACCGTTTCCCTGCTGCTCAACAGCGGCCAGAACAGCCTCAGCGCCGAAGAACTCGAAGACCTCTGTACGGTCATGGCCCAGCGCCTGTCGATCCTCCACGGCCTGAACGCCCCGGAGTTCTTCGACAAGAGTCTGTTCCGTCACTTCATCCAGACGATGCTAGACCTCGACGTGCTGCGCCGCGACGAAGCCGGCAAACTCAGCTATCACGAACTGCTCGGCGAACTGGCCGAAGGCGCAGCCAAACGGGTGTTGTCAGCGGAGATTCGCTTGTCGATCCGTCAAGTAGCCTTGCATCGCAGTGAAGATGCGGCGGATCAAGTCGCGGCTGCGGTGCAGACCGACTAA
- a CDS encoding putative RNA methyltransferase — protein MLACPICSEPLNAVDNGVACPAGHRFDRARQGYLNLLPVQHKNSRDPGDNQAMVEARRDFLNAGHYAPVAKRLAELAAHYAPQRWLDIGCGEGYYTAQIADALPNADGYALDISREAVKRACKRNPALTWLIASMARVPLASGSCQFLASVFSPLDWEEAKRLLSPGGGLMKVGPTSGHLMELRERLYDEVREYTDDKHLALVPEGMALAHSETLEFKLTLVNGQDRANLLAMTPHGWRASAERRAAVIEQIEPFEVTVSMRYDYFVLQ, from the coding sequence ATGCTCGCCTGCCCGATCTGCAGCGAACCGCTGAACGCGGTGGACAACGGCGTGGCCTGCCCCGCCGGGCATCGTTTCGACCGCGCACGGCAGGGTTACCTGAACCTGCTGCCGGTGCAGCACAAGAACAGCCGTGACCCTGGGGATAACCAGGCGATGGTCGAAGCCCGACGCGACTTTTTGAACGCCGGCCATTACGCGCCAGTGGCCAAGCGTCTGGCGGAACTGGCCGCGCACTACGCGCCCCAGCGCTGGCTGGACATCGGTTGTGGCGAGGGTTATTACACCGCGCAAATCGCCGACGCCTTGCCCAACGCCGATGGCTATGCGCTGGACATCTCCCGGGAAGCGGTCAAACGCGCCTGCAAACGCAACCCGGCGCTAACCTGGTTGATCGCCAGCATGGCCAGGGTGCCGTTGGCCTCTGGCAGTTGCCAGTTTCTCGCCAGCGTGTTCAGCCCGCTGGACTGGGAAGAAGCCAAACGCCTGCTCAGCCCCGGCGGCGGCTTGATGAAAGTCGGACCGACCAGCGGCCACCTGATGGAATTGCGCGAGCGGCTGTACGACGAAGTGCGCGAGTACACCGACGACAAGCATCTGGCTTTGGTGCCGGAAGGCATGGCGCTGGCGCACAGTGAAACCCTGGAGTTCAAACTGACGCTGGTTAATGGTCAGGATCGCGCGAACCTGTTGGCCATGACGCCCCACGGCTGGCGCGCCAGTGCCGAACGCCGGGCGGCAGTCATTGAGCAGATCGAACCATTCGAGGTCACTGTGTCGATGCGCTACGATTATTTCGTTCTGCAATAA
- a CDS encoding cold-shock protein: MATRETGNVKWFNDAKGYGFIQREDGVDVFVHYRAIRGEGHRSLTEGQQVEYAVVTGEKGLQAEDVVGL; the protein is encoded by the coding sequence ATGGCAACGCGCGAAACCGGCAATGTGAAGTGGTTCAATGACGCCAAGGGTTATGGCTTTATTCAGCGCGAGGACGGGGTGGACGTGTTCGTGCATTACCGCGCGATCCGCGGCGAAGGGCACCGCTCGTTGACTGAAGGTCAGCAGGTTGAGTATGCGGTGGTGACCGGGGAGAAGGGTTTGCAGGCTGAGGATGTGGTGGGTCTCTGA